In Pseudomonas sp. ADAK18, a single window of DNA contains:
- the oprI gene encoding outer membrane lipoprotei OprI: protein MNNVLKFSALALAAVLATGCSSVSKETEARLTATEDAAARSQARADEAYRKADEALAAAQKAQQTADEANERALRMLEKASRK from the coding sequence ATGAACAACGTTCTGAAATTCTCTGCTCTGGCTCTGGCCGCAGTTCTGGCTACCGGTTGCAGCAGCGTCTCCAAAGAAACCGAAGCTCGTCTGACTGCAACTGAAGACGCAGCAGCTCGCTCCCAGGCTCGTGCAGACGAAGCCTATCGTAAAGCTGATGAAGCTCTGGCTGCTGCTCAAAAAGCACAACAGACTGCTGACGAAGCTAACGAGCGCGCTCTGCGCATGCTTGAGAAAGCAAGCCGCAAGTAA
- a CDS encoding ABC transporter permease, which produces MARLPLLRLFSLALRQLLRDARAGELRVLFFALLVAVAASTAIGYFGARLNGAMMLRATEFLGADLVLEGSSPARPEQIKSGTELGLEHARVVEFSSVIATDNGIQLSSIKAVNEQYPLRGQLKSAAEPFGEETLGGGPKPGEAWVEARLLTALAMKVGDSIDVGMKTLRMSRVLTYEPDRAGNLYSLTPRVMINLADLEATGVVQPGSRVSYRELWRAPQVGTALQTYRDLVKPGLAANQRLQDARDGNQQIGGALGKAERYLNMASLVAVLLSGVAVALSANRFASRRFDASALLRCLGLSRRETMLLFSLQLTVLGLLASLTGALLGWLAQLGLFYLLHDLLPADVPPGGLLPAVAGIGTGLVALAGFALPPLAALGRVPPLRVLRRDLLPIPSSTWMVYGAALFALGLIMWRLSLDLVLTFALLGGGVLAALILGGLLLLLLQSLRRLLARASLPWRLGLGQLLRHPLAAAGQSLAFGLILLAMGLIALLRGELLDTWQNQLPKDAPNYFALNILPADKDAFGARLLELQAQAAPLYPVVPGRLISINGKPVQELVSKDSSGDRAIQRDLSLTWAADLPPGNSLTAGSWWSAQPTDDVPGVSVEAKVAESLKLKLNDHLVFTVGGENREARVTSLREINWDNFQPNFFMIFQPGTLKDLPATYLTSFYLAAGHDQQIVDLSRAFPAVTILQVEALLAQLRSILAQVTLAVEYVLLFVLAAGMAVLFSGLQATLDERIRQGALLRALGAERKLLVTARRIEFGLLGAVSGLLAALGTELVTLVLYRYAFDLPWHPHPWLLVLPVIGAVLIGGAGVFGTRRALNASPLTVLREG; this is translated from the coding sequence ATGGCACGTTTGCCGCTGTTGCGCCTGTTCAGCCTTGCCCTGCGCCAATTGTTGCGCGACGCCCGCGCCGGCGAGTTGCGTGTACTGTTCTTCGCCTTGCTGGTGGCCGTCGCCGCCAGTACTGCCATCGGTTACTTCGGAGCGCGCTTGAATGGCGCCATGATGTTGCGCGCCACCGAGTTCCTGGGCGCCGACCTGGTACTGGAAGGCAGCTCGCCAGCCCGGCCCGAACAAATCAAAAGCGGGACCGAACTGGGCCTGGAGCATGCCCGGGTCGTGGAGTTCTCCAGCGTCATTGCCACCGACAATGGCATCCAGCTATCCAGTATCAAGGCCGTCAACGAGCAATACCCGCTGCGCGGCCAGCTGAAAAGCGCCGCCGAGCCCTTCGGCGAGGAAACCCTGGGAGGCGGTCCAAAACCCGGCGAGGCGTGGGTTGAAGCACGCTTGCTGACCGCGCTGGCCATGAAGGTCGGCGACAGCATCGACGTCGGCATGAAGACGCTGCGCATGAGCCGCGTATTGACCTATGAACCGGATCGCGCCGGCAATCTGTACAGCCTCACCCCCCGGGTGATGATCAACCTGGCCGACCTTGAGGCCACCGGCGTGGTTCAGCCTGGCAGTCGGGTCAGCTATCGCGAGCTCTGGCGCGCGCCGCAAGTGGGCACAGCCCTGCAAACCTATCGCGATCTGGTCAAGCCCGGTCTCGCTGCCAACCAGCGCCTGCAGGATGCGCGAGACGGCAACCAGCAAATCGGCGGAGCCTTGGGCAAAGCCGAGCGCTACCTGAACATGGCCAGCCTGGTGGCCGTGTTGCTGTCCGGCGTAGCCGTGGCACTCTCGGCGAATCGCTTCGCCAGCCGACGTTTTGACGCCAGTGCGTTGCTGCGCTGCCTCGGCTTGTCGCGCCGCGAAACGATGTTGTTGTTCAGCCTGCAACTGACCGTGCTGGGGCTTCTGGCCAGCCTTACAGGTGCCCTGCTCGGCTGGCTGGCGCAGTTGGGACTGTTTTATCTGCTGCATGACCTGCTACCCGCGGACGTTCCGCCAGGTGGCCTGTTACCCGCCGTCGCAGGGATCGGCACCGGATTGGTCGCCCTCGCCGGCTTTGCCCTGCCGCCGCTGGCGGCGTTGGGTCGAGTGCCACCACTGCGGGTATTGCGGCGCGACCTGTTGCCAATCCCTTCCAGCACCTGGATGGTCTATGGTGCGGCACTGTTCGCCCTGGGCCTGATCATGTGGCGCTTGAGCCTGGACCTGGTGCTGACCTTCGCCCTGCTCGGCGGTGGTGTGTTGGCTGCGCTGATCCTTGGCGGCCTGCTCCTGCTGCTGTTGCAAAGCCTGCGGCGGTTGCTGGCCCGAGCATCCCTGCCCTGGCGCCTTGGGCTGGGGCAGTTGCTGCGCCATCCTCTGGCGGCAGCCGGACAATCCCTGGCATTTGGCCTGATCCTGCTCGCCATGGGGCTAATCGCGTTGCTGCGGGGCGAACTGCTGGACACCTGGCAAAACCAGCTCCCCAAGGACGCTCCCAATTACTTTGCCTTGAACATCCTGCCAGCAGACAAGGACGCCTTCGGCGCGCGCCTGCTGGAATTGCAGGCACAGGCGGCCCCCTTGTATCCCGTGGTGCCGGGCCGTCTGATCAGTATCAATGGCAAGCCGGTACAGGAACTTGTCAGCAAGGATTCTAGCGGTGATCGCGCGATCCAGCGCGACTTGAGCCTTACCTGGGCCGCCGACCTGCCACCGGGCAATAGCCTTACAGCCGGTTCCTGGTGGTCGGCGCAACCGACCGACGATGTTCCCGGTGTTTCGGTGGAGGCCAAGGTTGCCGAAAGCCTGAAGCTGAAACTCAACGATCACCTGGTTTTCACCGTGGGTGGGGAAAACCGCGAAGCGCGGGTCACCAGCCTGCGAGAGATCAACTGGGACAACTTCCAGCCCAACTTCTTCATGATCTTCCAGCCGGGAACCCTGAAAGACCTGCCAGCCACCTACTTGACCAGTTTTTACCTGGCAGCCGGCCATGACCAGCAGATCGTCGACCTGTCCCGGGCCTTCCCGGCAGTGACTATCCTGCAGGTCGAGGCGCTGCTTGCCCAACTGCGCAGCATTCTGGCCCAGGTCACCCTGGCAGTGGAGTATGTGCTGTTGTTTGTGCTGGCAGCGGGAATGGCGGTGCTGTTCTCCGGCCTGCAGGCCACCCTGGATGAACGTATCCGTCAAGGCGCCTTGCTGCGCGCCCTGGGGGCCGAGCGCAAGTTGCTGGTCACGGCTCGGCGTATCGAGTTCGGATTGCTGGGGGCTGTCAGCGGCTTGCTGGCAGCGCTGGGGACGGAGTTGGTAACCCTGGTGTTGTACCGCTACGCCTTTGACCTGCCCTGGCACCCTCACCCGTGGCTGCTGGTTCTTCCCGTCATCGGTGCGGTGCTGATTGGCGGTGCCGGCGTATTCGGTACACGGCGGGCCTTGAATGCCAGCCCATTGACCGTGTTGCGCGAAGGCTGA
- a CDS encoding GNAT family N-acetyltransferase, which translates to MSEALSIHHDQAGHQFETNVDGHRAYLTYMDLGKQTLDIYRTFVPNALRGRGIAAALTEEALKYAEEAGYTVIPSCSYVERYMERHQRHAAKL; encoded by the coding sequence ATGAGCGAGGCGTTGTCCATCCACCATGACCAGGCTGGTCATCAGTTCGAGACCAATGTGGACGGTCATCGTGCCTACCTGACCTATATGGACCTCGGGAAGCAGACCCTGGATATCTATCGGACATTCGTGCCCAATGCCTTGCGAGGTCGCGGTATTGCCGCTGCGCTCACCGAGGAAGCACTGAAATATGCCGAAGAGGCAGGCTACACGGTGATCCCATCCTGCTCCTACGTGGAGCGCTACATGGAGCGTCACCAGCGTCATGCCGCAAAGCTCTGA
- a CDS encoding ABC transporter ATP-binding protein: MIEITNLTKTISRRSVIKDISFRGEHKESLGLLGHDGAGKTTMMKMLSGALAPSSGHISIFGIDLGLQPLQAKKIIGYQPETLSSHHSITVKVFLDFIADVRGFHGKNKRKMVDRAVDRLDLRRTLKYCIDTLPAGLKRQVAIAQAILHDPALLLLDEPTEGLAPHQKHNIRTLITSLASEMSVIIASRNPEEVACICDRALIIADGRLMADLPVSALKHSSRHFQAVTLTVDGPLDLLALAVLPGVAGIEEHRHTPGTVTVLAMPGQIIYPHINTLIANRRWKINSLQVEPGRLNDVVHHLSQEASN; encoded by the coding sequence ATGATAGAGATAACAAACCTAACAAAAACCATTAGTAGAAGAAGCGTTATAAAAGATATTTCTTTTCGTGGCGAACATAAAGAAAGCCTGGGACTGCTCGGACATGACGGCGCAGGTAAAACAACAATGATGAAAATGCTATCAGGAGCGCTCGCCCCCTCCTCTGGCCATATAAGTATATTTGGAATTGATCTAGGCCTTCAGCCTCTACAGGCAAAAAAGATAATAGGCTACCAACCAGAAACCTTGAGTAGTCATCACTCAATTACGGTGAAGGTCTTTCTTGATTTTATTGCTGACGTTCGTGGGTTCCATGGCAAAAACAAACGCAAAATGGTGGACCGCGCGGTCGACCGACTGGACCTCAGGCGCACCCTCAAATACTGCATTGATACCCTGCCTGCAGGACTGAAACGCCAAGTAGCGATCGCCCAAGCCATCCTTCATGATCCGGCCTTATTGTTGCTGGATGAACCCACCGAGGGCCTCGCGCCCCATCAAAAACACAACATCAGGACCCTCATCACCTCGTTGGCGAGCGAGATGAGCGTCATCATTGCCTCCCGTAACCCCGAAGAAGTTGCCTGTATCTGCGACCGCGCGTTGATCATCGCTGACGGTCGCTTAATGGCAGACCTGCCTGTGTCAGCACTGAAGCACAGCTCCCGCCATTTTCAGGCAGTCACCCTGACAGTCGATGGTCCACTGGATCTACTCGCGCTAGCCGTGCTGCCGGGTGTTGCAGGAATCGAGGAGCACCGGCATACGCCAGGCACCGTGACAGTACTGGCAATGCCAGGCCAAATTATCTATCCCCATATCAACACATTGATTGCCAACCGTCGCTGGAAAATCAACTCGCTGCAGGTGGAGCCTGGACGCTTGAATGATGTGGTTCACCACCTGAGCCAAGAGGCCTCAAATTGA
- a CDS encoding ABC transporter ATP-binding protein, which yields MGASILTARNLSKVVPSAEGELTILHQLSLELNKGDSLAIVGSSGSGKSTLLGLLAGLDLPSSGEVTLAGQALSTLDEDQRARIRAEHVGFVFQSFQLLDSLNALENVMLPLELDGRKDARERAKHLLERVGLGQRLTHSPRQLSGGEQQRVAIARAFAAEPDVLFADEPTGNLDSHTGERISDLLFELNQENGTTLVLVTHDERLAHRCRRLIRLEAGLMVASLEP from the coding sequence ATGGGCGCAAGCATTCTCACCGCGCGAAACCTTAGCAAAGTGGTTCCCAGCGCGGAAGGTGAACTGACCATCCTGCACCAACTGAGCCTGGAACTGAACAAGGGCGATAGCCTGGCCATCGTCGGCAGTTCCGGTTCCGGAAAATCCACCCTCCTGGGCCTGCTGGCCGGCCTCGACCTGCCCAGCAGTGGCGAAGTCACCCTCGCAGGGCAAGCCCTCAGCACCCTCGACGAAGACCAGCGCGCACGAATCCGCGCCGAACACGTCGGCTTCGTCTTCCAGTCCTTCCAGTTACTCGACAGCCTCAACGCCCTGGAAAACGTCATGCTGCCCTTGGAGCTGGACGGCCGCAAGGACGCCCGCGAGCGTGCCAAACACCTGCTTGAGCGGGTCGGTCTGGGCCAGCGCCTGACCCACTCACCGCGCCAGCTCTCAGGTGGCGAGCAACAACGGGTGGCCATTGCCCGGGCCTTCGCCGCCGAACCGGACGTGCTGTTTGCCGATGAACCCACCGGCAACCTCGACAGCCACACCGGCGAGCGCATCAGCGACCTGTTGTTCGAACTGAACCAGGAAAACGGCACGACCCTGGTATTAGTGACCCACGACGAGCGCCTGGCCCATCGTTGCCGACGTCTGATCCGTCTTGAAGCCGGCCTGATGGTCGCGTCCCTGGAGCCTTGA
- a CDS encoding arylesterase: MRMWFLSAGLALMCMAQNAAAGTVLIVGDSISAGFGLDTSKGWVALLEQRLKSEGFDDRVVNASISGDTSAGGLARLPAALAEHKPDLVILELGGNDGLRGQPPAQLKQNLASMIDQSKAGGAKVLLLGMQLPPNYGPKYTTAFAEVYGALAKEKQIPLVPFFLEGIGGHPELMQADQLHPAVGAQGKLLENVWPTLKPLL, encoded by the coding sequence ATGCGAATGTGGTTTTTGAGTGCTGGCCTGGCCTTGATGTGCATGGCCCAGAACGCAGCGGCGGGTACAGTCCTGATCGTTGGCGATAGTATCAGTGCCGGTTTCGGCCTGGATACCAGCAAAGGGTGGGTCGCATTGCTTGAGCAGCGGCTCAAGAGCGAAGGTTTCGACGACAGAGTAGTCAATGCCTCCATTAGCGGCGACACCAGCGCTGGTGGCCTGGCGCGCCTGCCGGCGGCGCTTGCAGAGCATAAACCGGACCTGGTGATCCTTGAGCTGGGAGGCAATGATGGGCTGCGTGGGCAGCCGCCAGCTCAATTGAAACAAAATCTTGCGTCGATGATCGACCAGTCCAAGGCCGGTGGTGCCAAAGTGCTGCTGCTGGGCATGCAGTTGCCGCCCAACTACGGTCCTAAATACACCACTGCGTTTGCAGAGGTCTATGGCGCGTTAGCCAAGGAAAAACAGATCCCGCTGGTGCCGTTTTTCCTTGAGGGAATCGGTGGGCATCCGGAGCTGATGCAGGCCGATCAATTGCATCCGGCGGTCGGTGCCCAGGGCAAGTTGCTGGAAAATGTCTGGCCGACGCTAAAACCGCTGCTATGA
- the greB gene encoding transcription elongation factor GreB, giving the protein MSTKLITKEGHEALKKELDYLWREKRPDTTRKVTWAASLGDRSENADYQYNKKLLREIDRRVRYLRKRLEDMRVVEYMPEQEGRVFFGAWVDIENEQGETKRFRIVGYDEIYERMDYISIDSPMARALLRKEVDDEAMVQTPSGEVCWWITAIEYVK; this is encoded by the coding sequence TTGAGTACCAAGCTGATTACCAAAGAAGGTCATGAAGCGCTAAAGAAAGAGCTTGATTACCTGTGGCGAGAAAAGCGCCCCGATACCACCCGTAAAGTGACGTGGGCTGCCTCATTGGGGGACAGAAGCGAAAACGCGGATTATCAGTACAACAAGAAACTGTTGCGCGAGATTGATCGTCGGGTGCGTTACTTGCGCAAGCGCCTGGAGGACATGCGCGTGGTCGAGTACATGCCCGAGCAGGAAGGCCGGGTGTTTTTCGGCGCCTGGGTGGACATTGAAAACGAGCAGGGCGAGACCAAGCGCTTTCGCATCGTCGGCTACGACGAAATTTACGAGCGCATGGACTACATCTCCATCGACTCGCCCATGGCCAGGGCGTTGCTCCGAAAGGAAGTGGATGACGAAGCCATGGTGCAGACCCCCAGTGGCGAGGTGTGCTGGTGGATTACTGCTATCGAGTATGTGAAGTAG
- a CDS encoding class I SAM-dependent methyltransferase has translation MNALRPLIRLAPITAGLTQRNPKILLGGKHQPTLLRYLDGWPRRTGRPSAFLIQFVDDGDSLSRFATDSFDLAVIQAPSASEAGEVIRQLTRISRQGLITRR, from the coding sequence ATGAATGCACTACGCCCTCTCATACGCTTGGCCCCGATCACTGCGGGTCTCACTCAGCGCAATCCGAAAATCCTGCTGGGTGGCAAACATCAGCCTACGCTATTGCGTTATCTGGATGGTTGGCCGCGCCGCACTGGCAGGCCTTCGGCCTTTCTGATCCAGTTTGTCGACGACGGTGATTCTCTTTCCCGCTTTGCCACCGACAGTTTTGACCTGGCGGTCATTCAAGCGCCAAGTGCCAGCGAGGCTGGCGAAGTTATCCGGCAATTGACCCGTATCTCACGGCAAGGGTTGATTACACGGCGTTGA
- a CDS encoding 3-deoxy-7-phosphoheptulonate synthase produces the protein MADLPINDLNVESNETLITPDQLKREIPLSDAALQTVTKGREVIRDILDGTDHRLFVVIGPCSIHDLKAAHEYAERLKVLAAEVSDTLYLVMRVYFEKPRTTVGWKGLINDPYLDDSFKIQDGLHIGRQLLLDLAEMGLPTATEALDPISPQYLQDLISWSAIGARTTESQTHREMASGLSSAVGFKNGTDGGLTVAINALQSVSSPHRFLGINQEGGVSIVTTKGNAYGHVVLRGGNGKPNYDSVSVALCEQALNKAKIKPNIMVDCSHANSNKDPALQPLVMENVANQILEGNQSIIGLMVESHLNWGCQAIPKDLADLQYGVSITDACIDWSATENTLRSMHAKLKDVLPKRTRG, from the coding sequence ATGGCTGATTTACCGATCAACGACCTTAACGTCGAATCCAACGAGACCCTGATCACACCCGATCAGCTCAAGCGCGAAATCCCTTTGAGCGACGCAGCCCTGCAGACCGTTACCAAGGGCCGCGAGGTCATTCGTGACATTCTCGACGGCACCGACCACCGCCTGTTCGTGGTCATCGGGCCGTGCTCGATCCACGACCTCAAGGCCGCCCACGAGTACGCCGAACGCCTCAAGGTGCTGGCGGCGGAAGTGTCCGACACCTTGTATCTGGTCATGCGTGTCTATTTCGAGAAACCGCGCACCACCGTCGGCTGGAAAGGCTTGATCAACGATCCCTACCTGGACGACTCGTTCAAAATCCAGGACGGCCTGCACATCGGCCGTCAGTTGCTGCTGGACCTGGCGGAAATGGGCCTGCCGACAGCCACCGAAGCCCTGGACCCGATCTCCCCGCAGTACCTGCAAGACCTGATCAGTTGGTCGGCCATTGGTGCGCGCACCACCGAATCCCAGACCCACCGGGAAATGGCCTCCGGCCTGTCCTCGGCCGTGGGCTTCAAGAACGGCACCGACGGCGGCCTGACTGTGGCAATCAACGCCCTGCAGTCGGTTTCCAGCCCTCACCGGTTCCTGGGGATCAACCAGGAAGGTGGTGTATCCATCGTCACCACCAAAGGCAACGCCTACGGTCACGTGGTATTGCGCGGCGGCAACGGCAAACCCAACTATGATTCGGTCAGTGTCGCCCTGTGCGAACAGGCGCTGAACAAGGCGAAGATCAAGCCGAACATTATGGTCGACTGCAGCCATGCCAACTCCAACAAGGACCCGGCACTGCAACCGCTGGTGATGGAAAACGTTGCCAACCAGATTCTTGAAGGCAACCAGTCGATCATCGGCCTGATGGTCGAGAGCCACCTGAACTGGGGTTGCCAGGCGATTCCAAAGGACCTGGCCGACCTGCAATACGGCGTGTCGATCACCGATGCCTGCATCGATTGGTCTGCCACCGAGAACACCCTGCGCAGCATGCACGCCAAGCTCAAAGACGTGCTACCCAAGCGCACACGCGGCTGA
- a CDS encoding Gldg family protein — MKPLISIAITLIVTLLLFLAFNLVWALKLPNTRLYLSEQKIHTLSEPTNTMLATLEHSMDLYFFNSRKHPQKSAVLERYGRDVETLLKEYEKAANGKIRLHLIDPMPFSEDEYKAKLLGLDGKQGFFGLVGVNANNAAQKIESFSPGQESLLEYEISHLISKVTHPEQAVIGLISGLPMDGERDEHNRTTSPPWRLLQEIRRHFNLMSLANDIEQIPDHVKTLMLVHPKRLPDRTLYAIDQFVQGGGKLMLFIDPLSELDTSPETSDKYSNLPGMLTAWGLQMPAHKVLADRLYATPVVLTDGHPPIRHPAALTLPRQAMAQNDVSTWKLGTVTVLSSGALIALKKSRTTFTPLLQSSGQAALFDAGRFASPTEFDSLNNEATTRGQRHVIAARIQGPAYSAFAGDTNVQNTGLQKAAHIHVVVIADTDLLSDRVWSAIQDRNGKSITYSGNARFVLNTLDNLSGPDTLMNIRPHAGIRRPLLVLEKLRNDAAQDYREKSAALELRLDQTEKEWQSLQLPSFSTGVVTPNPLLQALNKERLRLPMELHALKIQAYAKVYALERNVKLLNTVTLPLILSLIALGVFLSRRYRQFPPSAIHY, encoded by the coding sequence ATGAAACCTCTCATAAGCATCGCCATCACACTTATCGTCACACTATTACTCTTTCTCGCTTTCAATCTGGTATGGGCACTGAAACTCCCCAATACCCGGCTGTACCTGTCAGAGCAAAAAATCCACACGCTGTCCGAACCCACCAACACCATGCTCGCCACACTCGAGCACTCCATGGATCTGTACTTTTTCAACTCGAGAAAACACCCTCAAAAGAGCGCCGTGTTGGAGCGTTACGGTAGGGATGTCGAGACACTGCTCAAAGAGTACGAAAAAGCCGCAAATGGCAAAATCAGATTGCACCTTATCGATCCCATGCCTTTTTCCGAGGATGAATACAAAGCCAAGCTATTGGGCCTGGACGGCAAGCAAGGGTTCTTCGGCCTTGTCGGGGTCAATGCGAACAATGCTGCACAAAAAATCGAGTCCTTCAGCCCCGGTCAGGAGTCGTTACTGGAGTATGAGATCAGCCATCTGATCTCCAAGGTGACCCATCCCGAACAAGCCGTTATAGGCCTGATATCAGGGCTGCCGATGGATGGCGAACGGGATGAGCATAACCGAACAACCTCGCCTCCCTGGCGATTACTCCAGGAGATTCGTCGGCACTTCAACCTGATGAGCCTGGCGAACGATATCGAACAGATTCCCGATCATGTTAAAACCCTGATGCTGGTTCATCCCAAACGATTACCCGATCGAACCTTGTATGCCATTGACCAGTTTGTACAGGGCGGTGGCAAGCTGATGTTATTTATTGATCCGTTGAGCGAACTGGACACCAGCCCAGAAACATCAGACAAATACTCGAACCTGCCAGGAATGTTGACCGCTTGGGGGCTGCAGATGCCTGCTCATAAAGTACTCGCCGATCGCCTCTACGCCACCCCGGTTGTTCTCACCGACGGGCATCCACCCATCCGCCATCCGGCAGCACTTACCTTGCCGCGCCAGGCAATGGCACAGAACGACGTCAGCACCTGGAAGCTGGGCACTGTGACGGTGTTAAGCAGTGGCGCACTTATTGCGCTTAAAAAGAGCCGTACCACCTTCACTCCCCTGCTCCAAAGCTCGGGCCAAGCAGCCCTGTTTGATGCTGGCCGCTTCGCCAGCCCAACCGAATTTGACTCATTGAACAACGAGGCCACAACTCGCGGACAACGCCATGTCATCGCCGCCCGTATTCAGGGGCCTGCGTACTCAGCATTTGCGGGTGATACCAACGTCCAGAATACCGGTTTGCAAAAAGCGGCCCACATTCATGTGGTGGTGATCGCCGACACCGACCTGCTCAGCGACCGTGTATGGAGCGCGATACAGGACCGCAATGGGAAAAGCATCACGTATTCAGGTAATGCGAGGTTTGTCCTCAATACATTGGACAACCTTTCCGGTCCCGATACGCTGATGAACATTCGGCCCCATGCAGGCATCCGCCGACCACTGCTGGTACTGGAGAAGTTACGCAACGACGCTGCGCAGGATTACCGTGAAAAATCTGCCGCACTGGAGCTGCGCCTGGACCAGACGGAAAAGGAATGGCAATCCCTCCAACTGCCGTCATTCAGTACAGGAGTGGTCACACCAAACCCGCTGCTGCAAGCGCTCAACAAAGAACGTCTGCGCTTACCCATGGAGCTTCACGCATTAAAAATTCAGGCCTACGCGAAGGTCTACGCTTTGGAGCGAAACGTAAAACTGCTCAACACCGTTACGCTACCGCTGATACTCAGCCTGATAGCCCTGGGTGTTTTCCTGTCCCGCCGATATCGTCAGTTCCCACCCTCGGCGATCCATTACTGA
- a CDS encoding ABC transporter permease produces the protein MKLLPVIFKRQLGSYFSSPATYLCIAAFLLVSTIAGFQLGTFLEHDSTDLYPFFRFHPWLYLFLIPVLCTQLWSDEGKEGALDFLNTLPINVFELALGKFFAAWTISGLALLLTFPTVITVNYLGLPENETIAIQFFGSWLLAGAYLAGGCFICALTCHRFIIFTLTLCLLLTASGLSSILDAFDYHTPAWIIENLISLSPSARFDTIGNGVLTLQDLSYFLSMILAFLVATIVTLKFKKKG, from the coding sequence TTGAAACTGTTACCCGTCATATTCAAGCGACAGCTTGGCAGTTACTTTTCTTCACCTGCCACTTATCTCTGTATTGCAGCTTTCTTACTGGTGTCCACTATTGCTGGCTTTCAGCTAGGCACATTTCTGGAACATGACAGTACCGACCTGTACCCTTTTTTCCGGTTTCACCCTTGGCTTTATCTTTTCCTTATTCCCGTACTTTGCACACAACTTTGGTCAGATGAAGGAAAAGAAGGCGCACTCGACTTCCTGAACACCTTACCCATAAACGTTTTCGAACTGGCACTCGGAAAATTTTTCGCGGCCTGGACGATTTCAGGATTAGCCCTGCTATTAACATTCCCAACGGTTATTACCGTCAACTACTTAGGACTCCCCGAGAATGAAACCATTGCAATACAGTTCTTCGGGAGCTGGTTATTAGCAGGTGCTTATCTGGCGGGAGGTTGCTTTATCTGTGCACTGACCTGCCACCGATTCATTATCTTTACTTTAACTCTTTGCTTGCTGCTTACAGCCAGCGGACTGTCATCTATTCTCGATGCCTTTGACTATCACACCCCGGCCTGGATTATCGAAAATTTAATTTCTCTAAGTCCATCGGCGCGCTTTGACACGATCGGTAACGGCGTTCTGACACTGCAAGACCTTTCGTACTTCCTCAGCATGATTCTTGCGTTTCTCGTCGCAACAATCGTCACCCTGAAATTTAAAAAAAAAGGCTGA
- a CDS encoding L,D-transpeptidase family protein produces MLSRLSAVTCCLSLAALCAAGSAAALQLPLPPPGEDIVGQVQVIKAKYEDTFADLGTTYDLGYSEMVAANPGVDAWLPGAGTEIVLPTRFILPSGPREGIVINLAEYRLYYYPKGQNVVYTFPLGIGREGWGSPIAHTSIIAKTPNPTWTPPASIKAEHAANGDPLPNVVPAGPDNPLGPFKFTLGTPGYLIHGSNMKFGIGTRTSHGCFRMFNNNVLEMAGMVPVGTSVRIINDAYKFGSAGGKVYLEAHTPLNDDGTPSVVDKHTAVINALLKREDLSNNLRVNWDQVRDVVAAEDGLPTEIGVPGGAPMVSSTPVDLQQ; encoded by the coding sequence ATGTTGTCTCGCCTTTCCGCTGTCACCTGCTGCCTGTCTCTCGCCGCGCTTTGCGCAGCTGGTTCTGCTGCAGCCTTGCAGTTACCTTTGCCGCCGCCGGGTGAAGACATTGTCGGCCAGGTCCAGGTGATCAAGGCCAAATACGAAGATACCTTTGCCGATCTGGGCACCACGTACGACCTGGGCTACTCGGAGATGGTTGCGGCCAACCCGGGCGTTGATGCCTGGTTGCCGGGCGCGGGTACCGAAATCGTACTGCCGACGCGTTTCATCCTGCCATCGGGTCCCCGTGAAGGCATTGTGATCAACCTCGCGGAGTACCGGTTGTACTACTACCCCAAGGGCCAGAACGTCGTTTACACCTTCCCGCTGGGGATTGGTCGTGAAGGCTGGGGCTCGCCGATTGCCCACACCAGCATCATCGCCAAGACGCCGAACCCGACCTGGACCCCTCCGGCTTCGATCAAGGCTGAGCACGCCGCCAACGGCGACCCGCTGCCCAACGTGGTGCCAGCCGGCCCTGACAATCCGCTGGGACCTTTCAAGTTCACCCTGGGCACGCCGGGCTACCTGATTCACGGTTCCAATATGAAATTTGGTATCGGTACCCGTACCAGCCACGGCTGCTTCCGCATGTTCAACAACAACGTGCTGGAAATGGCTGGCATGGTGCCGGTGGGTACTTCTGTGCGGATCATCAACGACGCGTACAAGTTTGGCTCAGCCGGTGGCAAGGTCTATCTGGAAGCGCATACACCATTGAACGATGATGGCACGCCGTCGGTGGTGGACAAGCACACTGCGGTGATTAACGCATTGCTCAAACGTGAAGACCTGTCCAATAACCTTCGGGTCAATTGGGATCAGGTGCGTGACGTGGTCGCAGCGGAAGATGGCCTGCCGACGGAAATCGGTGTGCCGGGCGGGGCGCCGATGGTGTCGAGCACGCCGGTCGACTTGCAGCAATAA